A stretch of the bacterium genome encodes the following:
- a CDS encoding pyridoxal-phosphate dependent enzyme has translation MASLPLPLTWEDILQALERLRGVAHRTPVFISRQFNETAGCSVYFKAENLQRGGAFKFRGAYNKIRAEMEKGSVKSVVAYSSGNHAQAVALTAKLLEIPSTIVMPSDAPEAKILATRAYGADVIFYDRFKENREEIGNRISRERNALLVPPFDDYLVMAGQGTAAVELLEEVPHLDFLLTPASGAGLLAGTCVAARYLRPRIGIYGVEPEDGNDTYLSLQKGERVEIPVPHTIADGLRTQAPGKLTFPIIKELADGILLVNDDELIQVLTFLLERMKILVEPSGAAAAAAVHFKKADFEGKRVGVILSGGNVDMDRLRSYLATPPKLT, from the coding sequence ATGGCGTCCCTTCCCTTGCCGCTCACCTGGGAGGATATTCTTCAAGCGCTTGAGCGTCTTCGCGGGGTCGCTCATCGAACACCTGTTTTTATTTCCCGTCAGTTCAACGAAACTGCCGGTTGCTCCGTTTATTTCAAAGCTGAGAATTTACAGCGTGGCGGAGCTTTCAAATTTCGGGGCGCATACAACAAGATTCGCGCTGAGATGGAGAAAGGCTCAGTGAAATCTGTCGTCGCCTATTCCTCCGGAAATCACGCCCAGGCCGTGGCTTTGACGGCAAAGTTGCTGGAAATTCCGTCCACAATTGTCATGCCCTCCGATGCTCCGGAAGCAAAAATTCTTGCTACGCGCGCGTATGGCGCAGACGTGATTTTCTACGACCGTTTCAAAGAGAATCGTGAAGAAATAGGAAACCGGATTTCCCGCGAAAGAAACGCGTTGCTGGTTCCTCCTTTTGATGACTACCTTGTGATGGCCGGTCAGGGTACGGCTGCCGTTGAGCTGTTGGAAGAAGTGCCGCATCTTGATTTTCTCTTGACTCCGGCAAGCGGAGCCGGGTTGCTCGCAGGTACTTGCGTGGCCGCGCGATACTTAAGACCACGAATAGGAATTTACGGTGTTGAACCGGAAGACGGAAATGATACTTATTTGTCCTTGCAAAAAGGGGAGCGTGTCGAAATCCCTGTTCCACATACGATTGCTGACGGCCTTCGAACGCAGGCACCCGGCAAACTCACCTTCCCCATTATCAAGGAACTTGCCGATGGAATTCTGCTCGTAAACGATGATGAGCTGATTCAGGTCCTCACCTTTTTGCTGGAACGAATGAAAATCCTCGTGGAACCATCCGGTGCAGCCGCAGCGGCCGCAGTTCATTTCAAGAAAGCCGATTTTGAAGGAAAACGTGTCGGCGTTATTCTCAGCGGCGGAAATGTGGACATGGACCGCTTGCGATCGTATTTGGCTACTCCTCCAAAATTGACTTGA
- a CDS encoding (2Fe-2S)-binding protein yields the protein MNQKKVLMNFRVNGEEAQVAASPNRLLLEVLREELNLTGTKLGCDDGSCGACTILVEGVPSQCCMMLAISYQNREITTVEGLAQNGQLDPLQKAFCTEGGQQCGFCTPGILMAARALLLENANPSVQEIGQALAGNICRCTGYTKIIAAIQRAARDYQEAAEKEDRVAI from the coding sequence ATGAATCAGAAAAAGGTCCTGATGAATTTCCGTGTGAACGGCGAAGAAGCGCAGGTTGCGGCTTCACCTAACCGTTTATTGCTGGAGGTTCTTCGGGAAGAGCTGAACTTAACGGGAACAAAGCTCGGTTGCGACGATGGATCGTGCGGCGCGTGCACCATTCTGGTGGAAGGAGTTCCCTCGCAGTGTTGCATGATGCTTGCAATCTCCTATCAGAACCGCGAAATCACAACTGTCGAAGGGCTGGCGCAAAATGGCCAGCTGGATCCGTTGCAAAAAGCATTTTGCACAGAAGGCGGGCAGCAATGCGGCTTCTGCACACCCGGAATATTGATGGCTGCAAGAGCGTTATTGCTGGAAAATGCAAATCCCTCGGTCCAGGAAATCGGACAGGCTCTGGCGGGAAACATTTGCCGCTGCACCGGATACACAAAGATCATCGCTGCCATCCAGAGAGCGGCTCGCGACTACCAGGAGGCGGCCGAAAAAGAAGACCGGGTAGCAATTTAA